The Deltaproteobacteria bacterium genome includes the window CGCTCGCTTGGCGAGCGGCGGCGACTTCGATCAGGCTTTGGCGCAGCGATAGGGCAACCGGCAGTGCGACTTTGGGATCGGCAACCCAGACGCCGTCGACGAAGCCAAACGTGTCGATTTCCTTCGGCAGCGCCTGACTGATGATAACGGCGATCTCGGCCTTGGCCGCGCGCTGGTCTTCGCGCAGTTTGGGGAGCCAGCCGTCGCTCCAATTTTTTGTCCGCTTCGATTCCCAGAGGATCGTGCCGCAGATTTGATTCAATGGCCCCATGACTCGCTGTAAGACGTCGCCGCCGAATTCGCCCTTGGGCACCGGTAGGATCGTGTCGCGGGGGAATTTTGCCGTGAGCAAGGCTTCGAGTTCTAGCTCCTGGACTTCTCCTTGAAGTTGTTGCGAGCCTTGTTCGGCGCGCCGTTTTAAGTCTTCGATTTGTTTCTGCATCGCCGTGATGGTCTGATCCTTCTCCATCACTTTGAACTTCAACTCTTCTTCGGCTTCTTTCTTGGCCTTTTCGCGCTCGCTACCGAGATCGGCTTGAACTCGCTTGGCAACCGTCAATTCCAACTCGCGCATGGCGTCGTCCAGTTCGCGCTGCTTGCCGATCAGCGCAGCTTGAGCCTGCTGCGCCTCGGCGAGTTTCACATCGCGTTGTTTCAAAACTTCCTGCAGCGTGCTGATCTCTTTGGCTTTCTGATTGAGATCGTTGCCGAGAACCATTTTCGCTTTTTGCTGTTCTTCGGCGGCGATGCGGACGCGTTCTTGTTGCAGTTTCGCGGCGATTTGCTGGTCGAGGGTGGCTTTGTCTTTGGCAATTGATTCGGCTCGCTCGTTCAACGTTTGCTCGCGCTTGGCCATGTCGGCATCTTTTTGCGCCAAGCGTTGTTCGAACTGCCGCTTCACGTCGGCGAGCAGTGGCGCGGCGAGGGATTCCGTCAGTTTGATTTCGGTTTTGCACTGCGGACATACAACTGTGGGTTCGGCCATGGGATCTCCCGTTCGTGTTCGTGGTTCTGAGATAGGACGGATCCGAGCGATAGGACCGATCGGACGAATCGCAAGCGACTCATCATAGACTTATGAGTTTGAGCTCAGCCGGAAAAACTCCACGGCGTTGCCGCAGACCATTTTGTGTTTTTCGCCTGCCGGTATACCGGCGAAGTTTTTTTCGATGATCTTGAGCGACTCGGGCCAGTCGGTTTCTTGATGGGGAAAGTCCGAACCCCACATCAAGCGGTCAATGTTGATTTTGTCGCGCAGTTCGACGCCGACGCGGTCGAATTGAAAACCCCAGTAGCAGAACTCGCGAATATATTCGCTCGGCGGCCGCTTAAGCGGTTTGAATCCCAACAAACGCTCGGCCCAGCGATAATGGCGGTCGTAGCGTACATCCGCAGCTTGGAGAAAAAATGGAATCCAGCCAATCTGATTCTCGGCGAAGAATACGCGCAGGGTCGGAAAGCGGTCGAACAGCCCGGACAAAACCCATTGCACGGCTGGGATCGAGCCGTTGCCGCGCACCGGGCCGAAGCGGCCCACTTGATCGACCAGGTCATGGGTCAGTTTTTTTAAAATCTCTTCGGACTCGT containing:
- a CDS encoding DUF2130 domain-containing protein, whose product is MAEPTVVCPQCKTEIKLTESLAAPLLADVKRQFEQRLAQKDADMAKREQTLNERAESIAKDKATLDQQIAAKLQQERVRIAAEEQQKAKMVLGNDLNQKAKEISTLQEVLKQRDVKLAEAQQAQAALIGKQRELDDAMRELELTVAKRVQADLGSEREKAKKEAEEELKFKVMEKDQTITAMQKQIEDLKRRAEQGSQQLQGEVQELELEALLTAKFPRDTILPVPKGEFGGDVLQRVMGPLNQICGTILWESKRTKNWSDGWLPKLREDQRAAKAEIAVIISQALPKEIDTFGFVDGVWVADPKVALPVALSLRQSLIEVAAARQASEGQQTKMEMVYGYLTGPRFRQRVQAIVEAFTSMQKDLDVEKKAITRQWAKREEQIDRVMQATVGMYGDLQGIAGRTLQEIEGLEFQGMLDFKGE